The Epinephelus lanceolatus isolate andai-2023 chromosome 8, ASM4190304v1, whole genome shotgun sequence genome includes a window with the following:
- the kcnk15 gene encoding potassium channel subfamily K member 15 — protein sequence MKKQNVRTLSLILCMFSYLLVGAAVFDALESETESSRRRILEQKRSEMKKKYRFSEDDYREIERVVLQAEPHRAGRQWKFAGSFYFAITVITTIGYGHAAPGTDAGKVFCMFYAVLGIPLTLVMFQSLGERMNTFVRYLLHKAKQCLGCRRTEVSMENMVLVGFLSCIGTLCVGATAFAHFEGWSFFHAYYYCFITLTTIGFGDFVALQKKEDLQEKTPYVAFSFMYILVGLTVIGAFLNLVVLRFLTMNTEDERRDAQERASLKRDRGLLDGTVGLHGVGDQSRGSHRDRNRSNVVHSRSHSTLFLPMEEGTSRTNLIASPAEDQKRRESPCRHRLHFQIKAGRRRPDSSLSSLCSCVCYRLGICDSPLMSHSEHHGCHINSVYYNSVSYRIQSCSPGSRDNTGLSSPGSTLSPGHSFREFPRSRRKSV from the exons ATGAAGAAGCAAAACGTCCGGACCCTGTCGCTCATCCTCTGCATGTTCTCCTACTTGCTGGTCGGCGCCGCGGTGTTTGACGCGCTGGAGTCCGAGACGGAGAGCTCCCGCAGGCGCATCTTGGAGCAGAAGCGCAGCGAGATGAAGAAGAAGTACCGCTTCTCCGAGGACGACTACCGCGAAATCGAGCGAGTGGTGCTGCAAGCTGAGCCCCATCGCGCCGGGAGACAGTGGAAATTTGCTGGCTCTTTCTACTTTGCCATCACAGTCATCACCACCATTG GTTATGGACATGCAGCACCAGGCACAGACGCAGGAAAGGTCTTCTGCATGTTCTACGCTGTGCTGGGAATCCCTCTCACCCTGGTCATGTTCCAGAGCCTGGGTGAAAGGATGAACACATTTGTGCGCTATCTCCTACACAAGGCGAAGCAGTGTCTGGGCTGTCGACGCACTGAGGTGTCCATGGAGAACATGGTCCTGGTGGGCTTCCTGTCCTGCATTGGGACACTGTGCGTCGGGGCCACAGCCTTCGCTCACTTCGAGGGATGGAGCTTCTTCCACGCATACTACTACTGCTTCATCACGCTCACCACCATCGGTTTCGGGGACTTTGTGGCCCTGCAGAAAAAGGAGGATCTCCAGGAGAAAACGCCGTACGTGGCGTTCAGCTTCATGTATATCCTGGTGGGGCTGACCGTCATCGGGGCCTTCCTGAACCTGGTGGTGCTTCGCTTCCTCACCATGAACACTGAGGATGAGAGGAGGGATGCTCAAGAGAGGGCGTCACTGAAGAGGGACAGAGGCCTTTTGGATGGGACTGTGGGCCTCCATGGTGTGGGGGACCAGAGCAGAGGCAGCCACAGGGACAGGAACAGGAGCAACGTGGTGCACAGTCGCAGCCACAGTACGCTCTTCCTCCCGATGGAGGAAGGAACCAGCCGCACCAACCTCATCGCTTCCCCGGCGGAGGATCAGAAGAGACGAGAAAGCCCCTGCAGACACAGGCTGCATTTTCAGATCAAGGCGGGCAGACGCAGGCCGGACTCGAGCCTCAGCTCCCTCTGCTCCTGTGTGTGCTACCGTCTGGGGATCTGTGATAGCCCTCTTATGTCCCACAGTGAACACCACGGCTGCCATATCAACTCTGTATACTACAACTCAGTCTCCTATAGGATCCAGAGCTGCTCACCGGGTTCCAGGGACAACACTGGACTCTCCTCCCCGGGAAGCACGCTCTCTCCTGGGCACAGCTTCCGGGAATTCCCTCGGTCAAGGAGAAAGTCAGTGTAA